The following coding sequences are from one Capsicum annuum cultivar UCD-10X-F1 chromosome 3, UCD10Xv1.1, whole genome shotgun sequence window:
- the LOC124897265 gene encoding uncharacterized protein LOC124897265 gives MAEDSTSNEAAASCSKGRQIMRTDEAAAVKRGRFSSCFSFMEISIDPEMRSLKHLDSKKFKEEIKRWAKSVASYARQVSDHFGSSRR, from the coding sequence ATGGCAGAAGATTCAACCTCCAACGAAGCAGCTGCCTCATGCAGCAAAGGGAGGCAAATTATGAGGACCGATGAAGCTGCTGCCGTGAAGCGTGGACGCTTCAGCAGCTGCTTCTCCTTCATGGAAATCTCAATTGATCCTGAAATGAGATCGTTGAAACATCTCGATTCTAAGAAGTTCAAGGAAGAAATCAAGAGATGGGCTAAAAGTGTTGCCTCTTATGCCCGTCAAGTCAGTGATCATTTTGGTAGCTCTCGTCGTTGA
- the LOC107861762 gene encoding 60S ribosomal protein L28-1, giving the protein MTTVPGQLVWEIVKKNNSFLVKEFGNGTAGVVFSKEPNNLYNLHSYKHSGLANKKTVTIQPEGKDKAILLATSKTKKQNKPSSLLNKSVMKKEFRRMAKAVTNQVADNYYRPDLKKAALARLSAVNRSLKVAKSGVKKRNRQA; this is encoded by the exons ATGACAACCGTTCCAGGGCAACTAGTATGGGAGATCGTGAAGAAGAACAACTCCTTTTTGGTTAAGGAGTTCGGTAATGGTACCGCCGGCGTCGTCTTCAGCAAAGAACCTAACAATCTCTACAACCTTCACTCTTACAAGCACTCTG GCTTAGCAAACAAGAAAACTGTGACTATCCAGCCTGAGGGCAAAGATAAAGCTATTTTGCTTGCTACATCGAAGACCAAGAAGCAAAACAAACCTTCAAGCTTGCTGAACAAATCTGTGATGAAGAAGGAATTCCGCAGAATGGCTAAGGCTGTAACAAACCAG GTTGCAGACAACTACTACAGGCCAGACCTGAAGAAGGCAGCCCTCGCAAGGTTGAGTGCTGTGAACAGGAGTCTCAAGGTAGCCAAGTCAGGTGTCAAGAAGAGGAACAGGCAGGCTTAA